A part of Sinorhizobium chiapasense genomic DNA contains:
- a CDS encoding DUF1328 domain-containing protein: protein MLYYALVFLIVAIIAGILGFGGIAGASAGIAQVLFFLFLVFLVISLIAGLMRRT, encoded by the coding sequence ATGCTCTACTATGCTCTCGTCTTTCTGATTGTTGCCATCATCGCCGGCATTCTCGGCTTTGGTGGTATTGCTGGAGCTTCGGCAGGCATTGCCCAGGTCTTGTTCTTCCTGTTCCTCGTATTCTTGGTGATTTCGCTTATTGCCGGACTCATGCGCAGGACCTGA
- a CDS encoding NepR family anti-sigma factor, giving the protein MNDPSGRRNARGAAARHPSTDPSAQIASKLRALYQALENEPIPLQFIELLERLDAAEHVQSRR; this is encoded by the coding sequence ATGAATGATCCTTCCGGACGGCGCAATGCGCGTGGCGCTGCCGCCAGGCATCCCTCGACGGATCCGAGCGCACAGATCGCTTCGAAATTGAGGGCACTTTACCAAGCCCTGGAAAACGAACCGATTCCGCTGCAGTTTATTGAATTGCTCGAGCGTCTAGACGCGGCCGAGCACGTGCAGTCACGACGCTGA
- a CDS encoding AI-2E family transporter has product METARHTAERKRKRSVDKEIALAASPTGAVRKRNGMELAVALSTVGLFTIACSAAVYSMEAILMPITLAIIVGIVLGRAADELERFGLPPIFGGLLMALLFVLGLSSLVNALLGPITEVAREAPRLAEGVIERILPFIERFTWLRMALVRNADQNALADTLVKNAGPLLGAVAAGLTPALVQTLIFLAALVLFLLGRLQLRSTIILAFAAREHRLNAIRIMNATEDALARYFSTASLIYLALGVMTMVIALAGGLTMAPLWGLFAFVSSFIPYLGVTFMTLSLLVGGLMTHNALLLGIAPAVAFFLVHLVMENLVVPAILGRRFEVNPFLIFVAIIFWTWMWGAVGAILALPLSLIAMTIFAQVREPPPDRQLPE; this is encoded by the coding sequence ATGGAAACAGCGAGGCATACCGCCGAGCGCAAACGGAAGCGCAGTGTGGACAAGGAAATCGCCCTGGCCGCATCGCCGACAGGCGCCGTGCGAAAACGCAACGGCATGGAACTGGCGGTCGCGCTAAGCACGGTCGGCCTCTTCACCATCGCCTGTTCAGCGGCCGTCTATTCCATGGAAGCGATCCTTATGCCGATCACGCTGGCGATTATCGTCGGCATCGTGCTCGGCAGGGCGGCCGACGAATTGGAGAGATTCGGCCTGCCGCCGATCTTCGGCGGCCTTTTGATGGCGCTTCTCTTCGTGCTCGGGCTATCCTCGCTCGTGAATGCACTTCTTGGCCCTATCACCGAGGTGGCGCGTGAGGCTCCCCGGCTGGCCGAGGGTGTCATAGAGCGGATATTGCCGTTCATCGAGCGTTTCACCTGGTTGAGAATGGCGCTGGTACGCAACGCCGATCAGAACGCACTTGCCGACACCCTCGTGAAGAATGCCGGCCCCTTGCTTGGAGCCGTTGCAGCAGGCCTGACGCCGGCACTTGTCCAGACACTTATTTTTCTGGCGGCCCTTGTGCTTTTTCTGCTCGGCCGCCTTCAACTGCGCAGCACGATCATCCTTGCCTTTGCGGCAAGGGAGCATCGTTTGAACGCGATCCGGATCATGAACGCGACCGAGGATGCGCTCGCTCGGTATTTTTCGACGGCGAGCCTCATCTATCTGGCGCTGGGCGTGATGACGATGGTGATCGCGCTTGCCGGCGGATTGACCATGGCACCGTTGTGGGGGTTGTTTGCCTTCGTATCGAGTTTCATTCCCTATCTTGGCGTGACCTTCATGACGCTGTCCCTGCTCGTCGGCGGATTGATGACGCACAATGCGCTGCTTCTGGGGATTGCGCCTGCCGTCGCCTTCTTCCTTGTACACCTGGTCATGGAAAATCTCGTCGTTCCGGCGATCCTCGGGCGCCGCTTCGAGGTCAATCCATTTCTGATTTTTGTCGCGATCATTTTCTGGACCTGGATGTGGGGCGCCGTCGGCGCAATTCTGGCCCTACCCCTGTCGCTTATCGCCATGACCATTTTCGCGCAGGTGCGCGAGCCGCCGCCGGACCGGCAGTTGCCGGAGTGA
- a CDS encoding response regulator codes for MSLSTRIAPHLPYLRRYARAVTGSQAAGDAYVAAVLEALIEDVSLFPTASSDRIGLYKLFCSLFDKLEIDRTQLTSPFAWERNAAANLSLIAPAPRQAFLLIAVEGFSTSEAAEIMNLDPGAFTTLLAGASQEISRQVATEVMIIEDEPLIAMDIEDMVTSLGHRVTGIARTYGEALELYRTTSPKMVLADIQLADGSSGIDAVNDILAETTVPVIFITAFPERLLTGKKPEPAFLVTKPFNPEMVKALISQALFFDEQARTGRP; via the coding sequence ATGTCACTTTCCACCAGGATTGCGCCACATCTTCCCTATCTGCGGCGTTATGCCCGCGCCGTCACTGGCTCGCAAGCGGCAGGCGACGCTTATGTCGCCGCCGTTCTCGAGGCGCTGATCGAGGACGTCAGCCTCTTCCCAACCGCCTCCAGCGACCGAATCGGTCTCTACAAGCTGTTCTGCTCCCTGTTCGACAAGCTGGAAATCGATCGCACACAATTGACGTCGCCTTTCGCCTGGGAGCGCAACGCCGCGGCCAATTTGTCGTTGATCGCACCGGCGCCGCGCCAGGCATTCCTGCTGATCGCCGTCGAAGGCTTTTCCACAAGCGAGGCGGCCGAGATCATGAACCTCGACCCAGGCGCCTTCACCACTCTTCTCGCCGGGGCGTCACAGGAGATTTCGCGTCAGGTGGCGACGGAGGTCATGATTATCGAAGATGAACCGCTGATCGCCATGGATATCGAGGACATGGTGACAAGCCTCGGCCATCGCGTCACCGGGATCGCTCGAACCTACGGGGAGGCGCTCGAACTCTATCGGACGACATCGCCGAAAATGGTTCTTGCCGATATCCAGCTCGCCGACGGCAGTTCCGGCATCGACGCCGTCAACGATATCCTGGCTGAAACCACCGTGCCGGTGATCTTCATTACCGCCTTCCCCGAACGGCTCCTGACGGGCAAGAAGCCGGAGCCGGCATTTCTGGTAACGAAGCCCTTCAATCCAGAAATGGTGAAGGCACTGATCAGCCAAGCCCTGTTCTTCGACGAACAGGCGCGGACGGGACGCCCGTAA
- a CDS encoding CsbD family protein: MNWDIIEGRWTEFKGKAQGQWGKLTNDDLDVINGNRKELAGRIQARYGIAKEEAERQIDEWASRH; encoded by the coding sequence ATGAATTGGGACATCATCGAAGGCCGGTGGACCGAATTCAAGGGCAAGGCCCAGGGGCAATGGGGAAAGCTCACGAACGATGATCTCGACGTCATCAACGGCAATCGGAAGGAGCTCGCCGGGCGCATTCAGGCGCGTTACGGAATTGCCAAGGAAGAGGCGGAGCGTCAGATCGACGAGTGGGCATCGCGCCATTGA
- a CDS encoding RidA family protein, producing the protein MEIKRFETGPRMSQAVVYNNTVYLAGQVGNAGDDVVTQTKQALAEVDRLLALAGTDKTRILSATIWLADMADFAKMNSVWDAWAPQGHTPARATGEAKLATPEYLVEVIVTAAA; encoded by the coding sequence ATGGAAATCAAGCGCTTTGAAACCGGCCCGCGGATGAGCCAGGCCGTGGTCTATAACAACACGGTTTACCTGGCCGGTCAGGTTGGCAACGCCGGTGACGACGTCGTCACCCAGACGAAGCAGGCGCTCGCGGAAGTCGATCGTCTTCTCGCCCTCGCAGGCACGGATAAGACGCGCATCCTGTCGGCAACGATCTGGCTCGCGGACATGGCCGACTTCGCCAAGATGAATTCCGTTTGGGATGCCTGGGCGCCGCAGGGCCACACGCCCGCACGTGCGACTGGTGAAGCCAAGCTCGCAACGCCGGAATACCTCGTCGAAGTCATTGTCACCGCTGCCGCGTAA
- a CDS encoding glycine zipper domain-containing protein, which translates to MKKILVAAGLILSLAACTQTEKGAAIGAVTGGIIGGAITDDVGGAAVGAAVGGVAGALIGRANEPGRCIYRDRYGRRYTAAC; encoded by the coding sequence ATGAAGAAGATACTTGTTGCAGCAGGCCTGATCCTTTCCCTGGCGGCCTGCACGCAGACGGAAAAAGGTGCGGCAATCGGCGCCGTTACCGGTGGTATCATTGGCGGAGCAATCACCGATGATGTGGGGGGTGCCGCGGTCGGCGCGGCTGTTGGGGGCGTTGCCGGCGCCCTGATCGGCAGGGCAAACGAGCCTGGGCGCTGCATCTATCGTGACCGCTACGGGCGGCGCTATACTGCAGCTTGCTGA
- a CDS encoding glycine zipper domain-containing protein yields the protein MKKILLVASLILPLAACTATEKGTAIGAASGGIIGGAITNDVRGAAVGAAVGGVAGALIGRANEPGYCYYRDQYGRRYTARC from the coding sequence ATGAAAAAGATACTTCTCGTCGCAAGCCTGATCCTTCCCCTTGCGGCCTGCACGGCTACGGAGAAAGGTACTGCAATCGGCGCAGCTTCCGGCGGTATCATCGGCGGCGCCATAACGAATGACGTCCGAGGGGCCGCTGTCGGCGCTGCGGTCGGTGGTGTTGCCGGCGCCCTTATCGGCCGTGCGAACGAGCCCGGCTATTGCTACTATCGCGACCAATACGGCCGCCGCTACACCGCGCGTTGCTGA